CGCCTCAGCAGCTGCCCTGAAGAGCTTTGCCACCTGTTTGTACCCTTCCTGCTCGGCCTTCTTTGCGAAGGCAAGATACTTCCTGTTTGCCTGTGATTCCCCTGCAAATGCGTCCTGAAGATTCTTTTCCGTCTTTGACATCAAAACCTCCTTGTAATGTGGTGATAATTGATACAGCGTTCTCTGAGGAGAAGGTCCGCTCAAGAACTCTTCGTGCCCGTCCCTTTCCCTCCGCGACCTCAGTGGCTAGAATAGCTGAAAATATCTGAAGCAGTATCTAAAATTTCAGGTGATATTCTTTCACCTTTTGTGCAAACTCCCGCCCAAACTCATAGCACTTCGTCTCATCCTCAAGGGACGGCCGATAGAGGATCTGTAAGCCGGGCTCAAAGATCTCGAGCCCCATCCTCTTGAACTCCTCATAGGCTTCTTTCACAGCCCCGCCACCCCAGCCGTAACTTCCGAAGGCGCCGACGATCCTGTTCTTGGGTCTCAGGCCTCTCACATGCGTCAGAAATTCAGCGACCGTCGGATACATGATGTTGTTTAGGGTCGGTGTCCCGATAAGACAGCCCCGCGCTCTCCAGAACTCCTTAATGGCAACGCTCATGGGTGAGGCCCTCAGTTTAATCACCTTGCATTCAACCCCTTCATCCTTAATCCCCTGCATAATCGGCAGCGCCATCTTTTCCGTGCTGTGCCACATCGTATCGTAGATGATAGGGACGCTCAGGTTTGCCTTTCCTTCTGCCATGTCGAGATAGGACTGTATGACTTTCTGCGGTTCCGATCTCCAGATGATGCCGTGATCAGGGGCAATCATCTCTATCTCCAATTCCAGCTTCTGAATCTCTGCGAGCTTTGCCTTAATGATAGGCCCAAAGGGCATGAGGATATTCGCGTAATAATCCACGACAGCGTCCTGAAGCTCCGACATCGATTCGCAGGTCACGAACTCGTCATCGAACCTGACAGCCGAAGCGATGTGCTGTCCGAATCCGTCCTGACTGACAAGGATCTTTTCTTCCTTGATGTAGGTCATCATCGAGTCAGGCCAGTGAAGCATCGGGGTTTCGATGAAGAACAGGGTCCTCTTTCCAATCGACAGCTCGCTTCCCGTCTTGACGACCTTTACATTCCATCGCGATAGGTCAAAGAACCTTTCGAGCCCTTTTCTGCCCTTCTCCGTTATATGGATCGTGGCATTGGGGGTCAGCTCCATGATCCTGTCGAGGCTTGTGGCGTGGTCATTCTCGATGTGATTGATCACAACATGCCGTATCCTCGAAGGATCGGTGACGCTCAAGATGTTCTTGATAGTGATATCCGAAAAATCATACTTGACCGTGTCGAGCAGGGTTGTCTCGTCGTCAAGGATAAGATAATTGTTGTATGTCGTACCCCGGGGCGTGGCGTAACCATGAAAGTCACGGACGGCCCAATCGATGGCTCCGACCCAGAAGATGCCGTTTTTCAGTTCAACAGCCTTCATAAACACTCCTTTGACAGCAGATTAATCTCAGAAAGGATCATTTAACGAACGCTCGTCTCCTTTTTGAAGACCTTGTGGCCGCAGAAAAAACAGACCGTCTCTTCTTCGTCAGACCAGAGTTCT
The sequence above is a segment of the Thermodesulfovibrionales bacterium genome. Coding sequences within it:
- a CDS encoding FprA family A-type flavoprotein; the protein is MKAVELKNGIFWVGAIDWAVRDFHGYATPRGTTYNNYLILDDETTLLDTVKYDFSDITIKNILSVTDPSRIRHVVINHIENDHATSLDRIMELTPNATIHITEKGRKGLERFFDLSRWNVKVVKTGSELSIGKRTLFFIETPMLHWPDSMMTYIKEEKILVSQDGFGQHIASAVRFDDEFVTCESMSELQDAVVDYYANILMPFGPIIKAKLAEIQKLELEIEMIAPDHGIIWRSEPQKVIQSYLDMAEGKANLSVPIIYDTMWHSTEKMALPIMQGIKDEGVECKVIKLRASPMSVAIKEFWRARGCLIGTPTLNNIMYPTVAEFLTHVRGLRPKNRIVGAFGSYGWGGGAVKEAYEEFKRMGLEIFEPGLQILYRPSLEDETKCYEFGREFAQKVKEYHLKF